One part of the Desulfonema ishimotonii genome encodes these proteins:
- the ffh gene encoding signal recognition particle protein, whose amino-acid sequence MFDNLSARLDSVFKKLKGHGKLTEKNIEEGLKEVRMALLEADVHYKVAKNFIASVKTRALGQEVMRSLTPGQQVVKIVNDELTALMGSQNESLNLSGPKPVSVMLVGLQGSGKTTTTGKLAVSLRKEGKKPYLVPADVYRPAAIEQLRTLGEQLDVPVYPSDGDMDPVEICRKARIAAQKAGCDTLLLDTAGRLHIDEALMDELVRIRDEVQPSEILLVADAMTGQDAVNIAESFDKALDIGGVVLSKMDGDARGGAALSIKSITGKPIKFIGVGEKLNQLEPFHPDRLASSILGMGDVLTLIEKAQSVIDEEKAVELEKKLRKSQFSLEDFRDQMVQIRKMGSLKDLLGMIPGMSKVKQFKNMEVDENELVRIEAIINSMTPKERTNHAIINGSRRKRIARGSGTRVQDVNRLLKNYTQVMKMIKKLNKGGMRGFGRGMLPF is encoded by the coding sequence ATGTTTGACAACTTAAGCGCCAGGCTTGATTCCGTATTCAAAAAACTGAAAGGCCACGGCAAGCTGACGGAAAAGAACATTGAAGAGGGGCTGAAGGAAGTCCGCATGGCCCTTCTTGAGGCGGATGTTCACTACAAGGTCGCCAAAAACTTTATCGCCAGCGTCAAGACACGGGCACTCGGCCAGGAAGTGATGAGAAGCCTCACCCCCGGCCAGCAGGTCGTCAAGATCGTTAACGACGAGCTGACGGCCCTGATGGGGTCTCAGAATGAGTCGCTGAACCTCTCCGGCCCCAAACCGGTTTCGGTGATGCTGGTGGGCCTTCAGGGGTCCGGTAAAACCACCACGACCGGTAAGCTGGCGGTCTCTCTTCGTAAAGAGGGGAAAAAGCCCTACCTGGTTCCGGCGGACGTTTACCGGCCTGCGGCCATCGAACAGCTCAGAACCCTCGGGGAGCAGCTGGACGTTCCCGTGTACCCCTCTGACGGCGATATGGACCCGGTGGAAATCTGCCGGAAGGCCAGAATCGCCGCCCAGAAGGCGGGATGCGACACCCTGCTGCTGGATACGGCGGGCCGGCTGCACATTGATGAGGCGCTGATGGACGAGCTGGTTCGCATCCGGGACGAGGTTCAGCCATCGGAAATTCTCCTGGTGGCCGATGCCATGACCGGCCAGGATGCGGTGAATATCGCCGAATCCTTTGACAAAGCGCTGGATATCGGCGGTGTGGTGCTCAGCAAAATGGACGGCGATGCCCGCGGCGGTGCGGCCCTTTCCATCAAATCGATCACCGGCAAGCCGATCAAGTTTATCGGCGTCGGGGAAAAGCTGAACCAGCTGGAGCCGTTTCACCCGGACCGTCTGGCCTCCAGCATCCTGGGGATGGGCGATGTCCTCACCCTGATTGAAAAAGCCCAGTCGGTCATTGATGAGGAAAAGGCTGTCGAGCTTGAGAAAAAACTGCGGAAAAGCCAGTTCTCCCTCGAAGATTTCCGGGATCAGATGGTCCAGATACGGAAAATGGGATCACTGAAGGATCTTCTCGGCATGATTCCGGGGATGAGCAAGGTCAAACAGTTCAAAAACATGGAGGTTGATGAAAATGAACTGGTACGGATCGAGGCGATTATCAACTCCATGACGCCGAAGGAACGGACAAACCACGCCATTATTAACGGGAGCAGGCGAAAGCGGATCGCCAGAGGAAGCGGCACCAGGGTGCAGGATGTCAACCGGCTTCTGAAAAATTATACCCAGGTTATGAAAATGATCAAAAAGCTTAACAAAGGCGGCATGCGCGGGTTCGGACGCGGAATGCTGCCTTTTTAG
- the rpsP gene encoding 30S ribosomal protein S16, producing MPVKIRLARHGAKKRPYYRIVVANSESPRDGKFLEIVGNYNPLPATAEVNFDEERVKHWMDQGAIPTDTVKNLMRKQGFFADKKAGNTETVSTN from the coding sequence ATGCCAGTAAAAATCAGACTTGCCAGACATGGCGCAAAAAAAAGACCCTATTATCGAATTGTTGTCGCAAACAGTGAATCACCGAGAGATGGTAAATTTCTGGAAATTGTCGGAAATTACAATCCTCTGCCGGCCACGGCTGAGGTGAATTTTGATGAAGAGCGCGTCAAGCATTGGATGGATCAGGGCGCAATCCCCACAGACACGGTGAAAAACCTGATGAGAAAACAGGGATTTTTTGCTGATAAGAAAGCCGGGAATACGGAGACCGTAAGTACAAACTGA
- a CDS encoding KH domain-containing protein, with protein MKDLIKYIAQALVDNPDQVVVDEVEGNQTSVLELKVAKEDLGKVIGKQGRTARAMRTILSAASAKVKKRTVLEILE; from the coding sequence ATGAAAGATCTGATTAAGTACATTGCCCAGGCACTGGTTGATAATCCTGATCAGGTAGTGGTTGATGAAGTGGAGGGAAATCAGACCTCTGTTCTGGAGCTAAAAGTCGCTAAAGAGGATTTGGGGAAGGTTATTGGGAAACAGGGCAGAACTGCCAGAGCCATGCGTACCATTCTGAGCGCGGCTTCTGCCAAAGTCAAAAAACGAACCGTATTGGAAATTCTAGAGTAA
- the rimM gene encoding ribosome maturation factor RimM (Essential for efficient processing of 16S rRNA), which translates to MTENGYLQVGKIVGAHGIKGLLKVYSYMESLSVFEPEASVLFRDSGGRERICVVRWAKPHKRQLFLLSLEGIHDRNQAEPMVGGELFVDKGRLPEPEDGEYYWTDLMGLSVFTEKGDCLGRISSIIETGSNDVYVVRDGKQETLVPALESVVRDINLEEKTMTVELPEGL; encoded by the coding sequence GTGACAGAAAACGGTTATCTTCAGGTTGGAAAAATTGTCGGGGCCCACGGCATCAAGGGCCTCCTCAAGGTCTACTCCTATATGGAGTCTCTATCCGTTTTCGAGCCGGAGGCCTCAGTCCTGTTCAGAGATTCCGGAGGCAGGGAAAGGATCTGTGTCGTCAGATGGGCCAAACCCCATAAACGACAGCTGTTCCTTCTGTCTCTGGAAGGCATTCATGATCGCAACCAGGCTGAACCGATGGTCGGCGGTGAGCTTTTCGTTGACAAGGGACGCCTCCCTGAACCCGAAGACGGGGAATATTACTGGACCGATCTCATGGGGCTTTCCGTGTTTACGGAAAAGGGGGATTGCCTGGGCAGAATCAGCTCCATCATTGAGACCGGCAGCAACGATGTCTACGTCGTCAGGGATGGCAAACAGGAAACCCTGGTCCCGGCCCTTGAATCGGTTGTGCGGGATATAAATCTTGAAGAAAAAACCATGACGGTGGAACTACCCGAAGGACTATGA
- the trmD gene encoding tRNA (guanosine(37)-N1)-methyltransferase TrmD: MEFTVLTIFPEMFPPFWENGIIRRAIEQGIISASAINIRDFTTDRHRTTDDRPYGGGCGMVMKPEPLADAIRTARANAPSSKTVLMTPQGRPFNQRVAEELSLVEGLIFVCGRYEGVDERICRHFIDDEISIGDYVLTGGELASMIIMDAVTRLRPGALGGEESAARDSFSENVLEHAHYTRPRNFEGDEVPDVLLSGNHREIEKWRLETSLIRTFLKRPDLLRERPLSPHEINILKNWCSDIETIIQTRSLPDADPPSGGQ; the protein is encoded by the coding sequence ATGGAGTTTACAGTCTTAACGATTTTTCCTGAAATGTTTCCCCCGTTCTGGGAAAACGGCATTATCAGGCGGGCAATCGAGCAGGGAATTATCTCTGCATCTGCCATTAACATCCGGGATTTTACGACAGACCGCCACCGGACGACCGATGACCGCCCTTATGGCGGCGGATGCGGGATGGTGATGAAACCGGAACCGCTGGCCGATGCGATTCGCACGGCCAGGGCAAACGCACCGTCTTCAAAAACCGTACTGATGACCCCACAAGGTAGGCCTTTTAACCAGCGGGTGGCCGAAGAGCTTTCACTGGTTGAGGGGCTTATTTTTGTATGTGGTCGTTACGAAGGCGTGGACGAACGGATCTGTCGGCATTTTATCGACGATGAGATCTCCATCGGTGATTACGTCCTTACGGGCGGTGAGCTGGCATCCATGATCATCATGGATGCGGTGACCCGCCTGCGTCCCGGTGCGCTGGGGGGCGAAGAATCGGCAGCCAGGGATTCCTTTTCCGAAAACGTTCTGGAACACGCCCACTACACACGGCCCCGGAATTTTGAGGGGGATGAGGTGCCGGACGTACTCCTGTCGGGCAATCACCGGGAAATTGAAAAATGGCGGCTGGAGACATCGCTGATCCGGACTTTTCTGAAAAGACCGGATCTGCTCAGGGAACGGCCTTTAAGCCCTCATGAAATCAATATTTTAAAAAACTGGTGTTCGGATATTGAAACCATCATACAGACCCGATCTCTACCTGACGCTGATCCACCATCCGGTGGTCAATAA
- a CDS encoding RNA methyltransferase, which translates to MKPSYRPDLYLTLIHHPVVNKGGDTIASSVTNLDLHDIARASRTYGVRAFYVVTPLEDQKKLVERIVDHWVSGAGAAYNPMRREALELIRIARSAEAVYEDIRRRGGGIPKSVVTTAQSGGPTISCGELRGMLRSGGPYLLNFGTAWGLSKEFISGADYVLEPIKGNTDYNHLPVRSAVSIILDRLVGR; encoded by the coding sequence TTGAAACCATCATACAGACCCGATCTCTACCTGACGCTGATCCACCATCCGGTGGTCAATAAGGGGGGCGATACCATTGCGTCGTCCGTCACCAACCTGGACCTGCACGATATCGCAAGGGCATCCCGGACCTACGGCGTCCGGGCCTTTTATGTGGTGACACCCCTTGAAGATCAGAAGAAACTGGTCGAACGGATTGTGGACCACTGGGTCAGCGGTGCGGGGGCGGCCTATAATCCCATGCGGCGTGAAGCCCTGGAACTGATCCGGATTGCCCGTTCTGCCGAGGCGGTATATGAGGATATCCGGCGCAGAGGGGGCGGCATTCCGAAGTCGGTGGTCACCACGGCCCAAAGCGGCGGGCCGACCATAAGCTGCGGGGAATTGCGGGGTATGCTCCGCAGCGGCGGGCCATACCTGCTGAATTTCGGCACAGCCTGGGGCCTTTCAAAAGAGTTTATCTCCGGCGCGGATTACGTGCTGGAGCCGATAAAAGGCAATACGGATTACAACCACCTGCCGGTCCGTTCGGCGGTGTCGATCATTCTGGACCGGCTGGTGGGAAGATAG
- the rplS gene encoding 50S ribosomal protein L19 — MKALQQLEREMMRLDIPDFIAGDTVKVHVKIKEGEKERIQVFQGIVIARHNGMANATFMVRKISYGIGVERIFPLHSPIIDRIEVITKGRVRRSKIYYLRKLRGKAARIKERRIN; from the coding sequence ATGAAAGCATTACAGCAGTTAGAAAGAGAAATGATGCGCCTTGACATACCGGATTTCATTGCCGGCGACACGGTCAAGGTTCATGTGAAAATTAAAGAAGGCGAAAAAGAGCGTATCCAGGTCTTCCAGGGCATCGTCATTGCCCGCCACAACGGCATGGCCAATGCCACCTTCATGGTCCGTAAAATCTCTTACGGCATCGGCGTCGAGCGTATTTTTCCGCTCCACTCTCCCATCATCGACAGAATCGAAGTGATTACCAAAGGCCGTGTCCGCCGCTCCAAGATCTACTATCTGCGGAAACTGCGCGGCAAGGCAGCAAGAATCAAAGAGCGCAGAATCAACTAA
- a CDS encoding ribonuclease HII: protein MRAFEKKAVEKGFSIIAGVDEAGRGPLAGPVVSAAVILPDSFSDPDIDDSKKLSPKKRERLFDTIRAHALSVGVSIVGPDEIDRINIFQASLRTMLLAVRQLTPQPDYLLVDGKFPIPALGIPQEPIIKGDSLSLSIASASIIAKVTRDRLMADYDAAWPQYGFAQHKGYPTKAHREAIREFGPCPIHRRSFKGVREYADPLNFRWPQP, encoded by the coding sequence ATGCGGGCATTTGAGAAAAAAGCAGTTGAAAAGGGCTTTTCGATCATTGCGGGCGTTGACGAGGCCGGCCGGGGACCCCTGGCTGGCCCGGTTGTCTCGGCGGCGGTGATTCTGCCCGATTCATTTTCCGACCCGGATATTGACGATTCCAAGAAACTGTCCCCGAAAAAACGGGAACGTTTGTTCGATACCATCCGGGCTCATGCCCTCAGTGTCGGTGTCAGCATTGTCGGACCCGATGAAATCGACCGCATCAACATCTTCCAGGCGAGCCTGCGCACCATGCTGCTGGCCGTAAGGCAGCTGACCCCGCAACCGGATTACCTCCTGGTTGACGGCAAATTCCCCATCCCCGCCCTCGGCATCCCCCAGGAACCCATCATAAAGGGGGACAGCCTGAGCCTTTCCATTGCATCGGCCTCGATCATCGCCAAAGTCACCCGCGACCGGCTGATGGCGGACTATGATGCAGCCTGGCCGCAATACGGATTTGCACAGCACAAAGGCTATCCCACAAAAGCCCACAGGGAAGCCATCCGGGAATTCGGCCCCTGTCCCATCCACCGCAGAAGCTTCAAAGGCGTCCGGGAATATGCGGACCCTCTGAATTTCAGATGGCCGCAGCCGTGA
- a CDS encoding YraN family protein, translated as MNRQQHFGREGESLAARYLEQNGYQILVMNYRAPTGEIDIIAREGNTLAFVEVKARRSGRFGSPKHAVDRRKQRKISMTALHYLKETGQHNVRARFDVISILSATALPRIELIRNAFGLCYGG; from the coding sequence GTGAACCGCCAACAGCATTTCGGCAGAGAAGGCGAATCGCTCGCGGCCCGTTACCTTGAACAGAACGGGTATCAGATTCTGGTGATGAACTACCGCGCCCCGACCGGTGAGATCGACATCATCGCCAGAGAGGGGAATACACTCGCCTTCGTGGAGGTCAAGGCCCGCCGGTCCGGCAGATTCGGCAGCCCCAAACACGCTGTGGACCGCAGAAAACAGCGGAAAATCTCCATGACCGCCCTTCACTATCTCAAAGAGACCGGACAGCACAACGTCCGGGCACGTTTTGACGTGATATCGATCCTCTCGGCCACGGCCCTGCCCCGCATCGAACTGATCCGAAACGCATTCGGACTCTGCTATGGCGGATAA